A window of the Bos indicus x Bos taurus breed Angus x Brahman F1 hybrid chromosome X, Bos_hybrid_MaternalHap_v2.0, whole genome shotgun sequence genome harbors these coding sequences:
- the YIPF6 gene encoding protein YIPF6 isoform X1 → MAEAVESPGDPGTTTPRPLFAGLSDISISQDIPVEGEITIPVRSRVREFDSSTLNESVQNTIMRDLKAVGKKFMHVLYPRKSNTLLRDWDLWGPLILCVTLALMLQRGSVDSEKDGGPQFAEVFVIVWFGAVTITLNSKLLGGNISFFQSLCVLGYCILPLTMAMLVCRLVLLAEPGPVNFMVRLFVVIIMFAWSIVASTAFLADSQPPNRKALAVYPVFLFYFVISWMILTFTPQ, encoded by the exons TTTGCAGGCCTTTCTGATATATCTATCTCACAAGACATCCCTGTGGAAGGAGAAATCACCATTCCTGTGAGATCGCGCGTTCGGGAATTTGACAGCTCCACATTAAATGAGTCTGTTCAGAATACCATT atgCGTGATCTAAAAGCTGTTGGGAAAAAATTCATGCATGTTTTGTACCCAAGGAAAAGTAATACTCTTTTGAGAGATT GGGATTTATGGGGCCCTTTGATCCTTTGTGTGACGCTTGCGTT AATGCTTCAAAGAGGCTCTGTAGATAGCGAAAAAGATGGAGGGCCCCAGTTTGCAGAAGTGTTTGTCATTGTCTGGTTTGGTGCAGTTACCATCACCCTCAACTCAAAACTTCTTGGAGGAAACAT atctttttttcaGAGCCTTTGTGTGCTGGGATACTGTATACTTCCCCTGACAATGGCAATGCTGGTTTGCCGGCTGGTACTTTTGGCTGAGCCAGGACCAGTAAACTTCATGGTCCGGCTTTTTGTGGTGATCATCATGTTTGCCTGGTCTATAGTAG cttCAACTGCTTTTCTTGCTGATAGCCAGCCTCCAAACCGCAAAGCCCTTGCCGTTTAtcctgttttcttgttttattttgtcatCAGTTGGATGATTCTCACCTTCACTCCTCagtaa
- the YIPF6 gene encoding protein YIPF6 isoform X2 → MAEAVESPGDPGTTTPRPLFAGLSDISISQDIPVEGEITIPVRSRVREFDSSTLNESVQNTIMRDLKAVGKKFMHVLYPRKSNTLLRDWDLWGPLILCVTLALSFFQSLCVLGYCILPLTMAMLVCRLVLLAEPGPVNFMVRLFVVIIMFAWSIVASTAFLADSQPPNRKALAVYPVFLFYFVISWMILTFTPQ, encoded by the exons TTTGCAGGCCTTTCTGATATATCTATCTCACAAGACATCCCTGTGGAAGGAGAAATCACCATTCCTGTGAGATCGCGCGTTCGGGAATTTGACAGCTCCACATTAAATGAGTCTGTTCAGAATACCATT atgCGTGATCTAAAAGCTGTTGGGAAAAAATTCATGCATGTTTTGTACCCAAGGAAAAGTAATACTCTTTTGAGAGATT GGGATTTATGGGGCCCTTTGATCCTTTGTGTGACGCTTGCGTT atctttttttcaGAGCCTTTGTGTGCTGGGATACTGTATACTTCCCCTGACAATGGCAATGCTGGTTTGCCGGCTGGTACTTTTGGCTGAGCCAGGACCAGTAAACTTCATGGTCCGGCTTTTTGTGGTGATCATCATGTTTGCCTGGTCTATAGTAG cttCAACTGCTTTTCTTGCTGATAGCCAGCCTCCAAACCGCAAAGCCCTTGCCGTTTAtcctgttttcttgttttattttgtcatCAGTTGGATGATTCTCACCTTCACTCCTCagtaa